Proteins co-encoded in one Pseudophryne corroboree isolate aPseCor3 chromosome 1, aPseCor3.hap2, whole genome shotgun sequence genomic window:
- the HMX1 gene encoding homeobox protein HMX1, with product MPDDSTENRSSPPARVSSFYIENLLGTETKEKKRAGPEDGATVQESGLAGGHYHSVCCQVSPYNYSSHGSYPLRENTMEWYKRAQATYIGCTSPETSDRDSPEILESAGSQCRAHRKLSGGSEDREDFTCQEDQKAEQDSEQKSSRKKKTRTVFSRSQVFQLESTFDMKRYLSSSERAGLAASLHLTETQVKIWFQNRRNKWKRQLAADLEAANISHTTQRIVRVPILYHENSPTSALGFSLPHLSPPLVGFSSAVSYPLATFPNSVPFIRSQMTGLV from the exons ATGCCTGATGACTCCACGGAGAACCGGAGCTCTCCCCCGGCCAGGGTGTCGTCCTTCTACATCGAGAATTTACTGGGGACCGAGACTAAAGAGAAGAAGAGAGCTGGCCCGGAGGATGGGGCCACCGTGCAGGAAAGTGGGCTAGCCGGCGGCCATTACCACTCGGTGTGCTGTCAGGTCTCCCCCTATAACTACAGCTCCCACGGAAGCTACCCACTCAGAGAGAACACCATGGAGTGGTACAAGAGAGCGCAGGCCACTTACATAGGATGCACAAGCCCTGAAA CCAGTGACAGAGACTCTCCTGAGATCCTGGAGAGCGCAGGGAGTCAGTGCAGAGCGCACAGGAAACTCAGTGGAGGCTCAGAGGACAGAGAAGACTTCACATGCCAGGAGGACCAGAAGGCTGAGCAGGActcagagcagaagtcctcccgcaAGAAGAAGACCcgcactgtgttcagcaggagccaGGTCTTCCAGCTGGAGTCCACCTTTGACATGAAGAGGTACCTCAGCAGCTCTGAGAGAGCTGGGCTGGCGGCCTCCCTCCACCTCACAGAGACACAAGTCAAAATCTGGTTTCAgaacaggaggaacaaatggaagaGGCAACTGGCTGCCGACCTGGAGGCTGCCAACATCTCCCACACCACCCAAAGGATAGTAAGGGTCCCTATTCTGTACCATGAGAACTCTCCCACCAGTGCCCTGGGCTTCAGCCTACCACACCTCTCCCCTCCACTGGTGGGCTTCTCCAGTGCTGTCAGCTACCCCCTAGCCACCTTCCCAAACTCAGTGCCCTTTATAAGATCGCAGATGACCGGGCTGGTCTGA